From the genome of Geoglobus ahangari, one region includes:
- a CDS encoding type II toxin-antitoxin system HicB family antitoxin: MKFKVVLEEAEEGGYVVYVPALPGCVSQGETKEEAIENIKEAIEVYLDIDDAQIETEIEGKRAEVVEVIL; this comes from the coding sequence ATGAAGTTCAAGGTCGTCCTCGAAGAGGCTGAAGAGGGCGGATATGTTGTTTATGTTCCCGCTCTTCCCGGATGCGTCTCTCAGGGTGAAACCAAAGAGGAGGCCATCGAGAACATCAAAGAGGCCATAGAGGTCTATCTCGACATAGATGATGCTCAGATCGAAACCGAAATCGAGGGTAAGAGGGCTGAAGTCGTTGAGGTTATTCTTTGA
- a CDS encoding type II toxin-antitoxin system HicA family toxin yields MRLFFEVLLLKLPVVSGEDVIKALHKAGFKVVRQKGSHVRMEKRTEEGTIKVTVPLHRSLKKGTLRIILKQAGLSVEEFIKLL; encoded by the coding sequence TTGAGGTTATTCTTTGAGGTGCTCTTATTGAAATTACCAGTAGTTTCTGGAGAAGATGTGATTAAAGCTCTACATAAGGCCGGTTTCAAGGTTGTAAGGCAAAAGGGAAGCCACGTCCGAATGGAGAAAAGGACAGAGGAGGGAACAATTAAGGTCACTGTTCCACTGCACCGCTCGCTGAAAAAGGGCACGCTTCGGATAATTTTGAAGCAGGCTGGGCTTAGCGTTGAAGAGTTTATTAAACTGCTGTGA
- a CDS encoding winged helix-turn-helix domain-containing protein produces the protein MTEKLERIIQVLSHSGALKILKAISKQPARQKDIIAITKLDKTIVWRRLNELFDLGLIRISFSGATSPKLYELTPLGQKIVQLLEQMEREFEEYHSKTPPKDPEEFIGELMEES, from the coding sequence GTGACTGAAAAACTGGAGAGAATCATTCAAGTCTTATCTCATTCAGGAGCTCTGAAGATCCTAAAAGCAATCAGCAAACAACCAGCGAGACAAAAAGACATCATTGCGATCACTAAACTCGATAAAACAATTGTATGGCGGAGATTAAATGAATTATTTGATTTAGGCTTAATTAGAATCTCGTTTAGTGGAGCTACAAGCCCTAAACTTTACGAGCTTACACCTCTTGGCCAAAAGATCGTTCAGCTACTTGAACAAATGGAAAGAGAGTTTGAGGAGTATCATTCTAAGACGCCTCCGAAGGATCCGGAGGAGTTTATTGGGGAGTTGATGGAGGAGAGTTGA